gccttgtctcgataggtttacagttgtgccatacttcttccatttctgaatgattgcttgaacagtgctccgtgggatgttcaaggcttgcgAAATCTTTTtgagcctgctttaaatttctcaataaccttaaccctgacctgtctggtgtgttctttggacttcatggtgttgttgctcccagtATTCTCTTAGaaaacctctgaggccgtcacagattACTCCAAACTGCTAAAACTTTCCTTCCTTTCTTATGTGCTTACTTATGACTGTAGTTCTCCTTGTCTCCTTACCTTTGTTGTCATGCCACACTCTGACTTTTGACAGTTCGCCCAGACTGAGCATGTCAGGAAATCTGAACACGTCCTTCATTTTTCGCTCAAACTTGTTTCTGTTGGTGCTCTCTTTCAGAGGCAGCGTCCCTGTGTCTCCATACTCCCCAAACACAATCAGAAACACGTTGGCATCAGTGCCAGCACCTAGAATATTGCAAAGATCAGAGAACAGAACTCCAATAAACTTTAACTTATGAGAAAATCTATTAGTAGTTGTAAACATGCTTGTTAAAGTTAAGCACTCAGTGTCTTATTTAACACTTAAAAAAGATGTAAAATACTCATAGAAGTTCAACAAACGTAAAATTTGGGGAAGAAATTTGTGCAGTTAAAGAGGGCTCTGGGATGAttagaaaaaacccccaactttgaatattgatatttatttatttatttttttaaactttattccaAGCAGACAAATTAAGTTAAAATTGACTGATACAGTTTCTTTAACCTGGTCAACTTTCTAAATATATGTGGAAACATTCTGTGACCCACCTGCAACGTCACTAGTCTGGACTTGGATGATGTAAGTTGTTTTTTCTACCATCTCCTCGTCATCCACCATAGCCGCCAGCTCACACACCTTTGTCCTCTTGGGCCCTTTGGTCTTGGACAGCCAGTTCTCGTAGGTGAACAGGTACTCTTCCTCTGTGGTCAGGTTTCTCATCAGGATCTAACATTTTAAATCAGACGATGACCTCACAATTCGCATTAAACAAATGTCCACATGTGAAATCTACTATTTAGctgcagcagaggaggaggaaattgACTGTGATTTTGGAATAAATGCATTAATGTATATTTGTGGCTTGAAAAATGTTAAACAATCCACAAATACACTAAAGTTAACCTAGCATTCATCTGTTTCCACTGCAAAAGAATCTGATTAATTAACGGTATTTGCGAaggctgaaaaaagaaattgcTTCATTATTAAATTAGCAAATTAAAAGATTGTGGTTTAAAAATCACAagagttattgttttaattacagCTTAGAGACAGCGCCATCCACTGCAATGATATACCAAACACGCAAGTGAAATTTACTAACTTGTGAAAACTGTTCAGTGTTCCACCTCATTTCATTACCTGAATAGGAACATTtatataatttcacaaatactgTACAATCATTACttacttcattaggtacatctGTTCAACCGGTTaataatgcaaatatttaattagTAAGTCAGACAGCTGCAGCTCAATGCCTTTAAGTGTGTAGACATAGTCCAGATGACCTCCTAAAGTTAAAACTGAACATCAGAATGTGGAAGAAAAGTTATTTAAGTAACTGAccgtggcatggttgttggtgtcagatgggctggtctgagtatttcagaaactgttgatttTCCCACATAACCATCTTTAGGGTTTatagtagtgatgtgcgataccactgatttcctttccgatccgataccaattaatattcagggtggtatcgacgatactgatccgataccgatagtTTGATCTCAAGttatagcatcataatgattacaggacatcagatttcttgttcttatcacttaataatgcagatgagttcatcatatagaaatagaaaaactgaagttgtgcgctatttgaacaccttgcctgcctggatcactaaaggactccgtgagagtctcgccctagcagcacctgtccctctcctcctcttcagttcgcttcaacatacgctcgtcatattctgtgatatgatttgctctgaggtgtttgacaaggttagtgatgttgccacaaccatacatgccaacccttcCGATGTTTCCAGGAGAATCctgaatttcagtgccccttccaaaaatctcctggagccaccattctcccgaatttctcccgattttccacccggacatcaaaattgaaaaaccatgtcgcagaattcatagcgcggcgcgGCCCAGCCTATTCCAGTTTCCAgatacttagttttaatattactcttatttctctttctgggtcgcaaaaaaacttttaacatattttcaggtgagaatgtagctgtgtaaacttcaaatatctgagccaaCCGACACATtgtcttcaaacccccgcggtcgttaaacatgatatataagtcactttgataacttaaaaatgttattgtttggctttttcagtgttttatttgttcgcgagtaaatcggtttggctgagaataaagttattagattagattaaattaaatttaactttattaatccctcgagagggttcctccggggttttcacacagctgaataaacgtcaaacagaaaactgtttaaacagaagtgtgagacggtcgagagtttaagTCAGCgccctgttatattttagatagcaaggagcagagtctcaggtggaagcagcctctgaatttggacacccccgctgtttccgggccggccaataataacggtgacatttaacgtattttatccgataaataaacactgtaaactttatttatcaaCCCCCCAACAGCctttttgaatgtctccctaattctgaggtctcaaggttggcaagtatggccacaacacctcactttttgccacatgtatcgcaaaccacgtcttggctgtttgtggatgtaaaatacagtggggcaaaaaagtatttagtcagccaccgattgtgcaagttcccccacttaaaatgatgacagaggtcagtaatttgcaccagaggtacacttcaactgtgagagacagaatgtgaaaaaaaaatccatgaattcacatggtaggatttgtaaagaatttatttgtaaatcagggtggaaaataagtatttggtcacctcaaacaaggaaaatctctggctctcacagacctgtaacgtcttctgtaagaagcttttctgtcccccactcgttacctgtatgaatggcacctgtttgaactcatcatctgtataaaagacacctgtccacagcctcaaacagtcagactccaaacgccgccatggccaagaccaaagagctttcgaaggacaccaggaaaagtattgtagacctgcaccagactgggaagagtgaatctacaataggcaagcagcttggtgtgaaaaaatcaactgtgggagcaatcatcagaaaatggaagacatacaagaccactgataatctccctcgatctggggctccacgcaagatctcatcccgatcatgagaacggtgagcaaagatcccagaaccacacggggggacctggtgaatgacctgcagagagctgggaccaaagtaacaaaggtcaccatcagtaacacactacaacggcagggaatcaaatcccgcagtgccagacgtgttccgctgctgaagccagtgcatgtccaggcccgtctgaagtttgccagagagcacatggatgatacagcagaggattgggagaatgtcatgtggtcagatgaaaccaaagtagaactttttggtataaactcaactcgtcgtgtttggaggaagaagaatactgagttgcatcccaagaacaccatacctactgtgaagcatgggggtggaaacatcatgctatggggctgtttttctgccaaggggacaggacgactgatccgtgttaaggacagaatgaatggggccatgtatcgtgagattttgagccaaaacctccttccatcagtgagaactttggagatgaaatgaggctgggtcttccaatatgacaatgatccaaaacacaccgcccgggaaacaaaggagtggctccgtaagaagcatttgaaagtcctggagtggcctagccagtctccagacctcaaccccatagaaaatctgtggcgggagttgaaagtccgtgttgctcggcgacagccccaaaacatcactgctctcgagaagatctgcatggaggaatgggccaaaataccagctactgtgtgtgcaaacctggtaaagacctatagtaaacgtttgacctctgttattgccaacaaaggttatgttacaaagtattgagttgtatttttgttattgaccaaatacttattttccaccctgatttacgaataaattctttacaaatcctaccatgtggattcatggatttttttttcacattctgtctttcacagttgaagtgtacctctggtgcaaattactgacctctgtcatcattttaagtgggggaacttgcacaatcggtggctgactaaatacttttttgccccactgtatgtccgCAAATTActccaattacgctcagccattgttgtgagtgcacACGCCAGcggctgcgagacatttatacagccgtatttcgcacatgactatgaaaggcggaagaggaagtagtgcctttgaatgtagacaatccgaatgttatagtttctttccactgtgttgctgttaatgataaactacaaatttactctaaactactaaaatatcgatattttaatgtgagaatcgattctagaacataaatgattggtatcggaggaatcgatatttcaggatcgatctgCACATCACTAGTTTATAGAGGACGGacagaaaaagataaaatatccaGTGATCTGATTGTTCTCTGTGCAGTGAAAATGCCTTTTGATGCCAGAGAAAGACTGCATTGAGCTGATAGGGAGCCAACAGTGACTCAAAAAAACCACACCttgcaaccaaggtatgcagaaaaaCATCTCTGAAAGCACAAAATATCAAATGCTGCAGCAGATCACACTGAGTGCCACTCCTGTTTGCTAAGAGCAGGAACCTGAGGCTACAATACACATGGGATCAACAgaacagaagattggaaaaatgttgtctggtctgatgagttcttgatttctgctgcaacattcagatagtAGTGTCTGAATTTGttgcaaacaacatgaaaacatggatccatcctgcttgcatcaacagttcaggctgctagTGGTGGTTTAAtgatgtgggggatattttcttggcatgctttgggccccttagtaccaactgagcattattgaaatgccacagcctacctgagaaTTGATGCTGATCATTTCCATCCCTTTATGGCCAcggtgtacccatcttctgatggttgCTTTCAAAAGGATGACACACCATATCACAAAGCTCAAGTAATCTCAAACTGATTGCTTGAATATGAAAATGAGCTCACTGTTCTCAAATGGCCtctacagtcaccagatctcaatcaagcagagcacctttgggatttgGCTCAACGGGGGATTTGTATCATGGTTGTGgggccaacaaatctgcagcaagtgTTTGACGGTATCATGTCAGTAATGGgtaaaatctcagaggaatgtatACACCACCTTGTTGAacctatgccatgaagaattaagccAGTTCTGAATGTAAAAGGGGATCTAGCAAACTGTACCTTATAAAGTAGCACATGAGTGTAACACGTAATATTTATGATAAACTGATGTGAAAGTTTTGTGCTACCTCAAAATGTGCATCTGCTTTCTGGTAATTGCAAATTATTTCTTATCATTCCTTCTTTCTTACATTTTGTATTCTAATACCAGACGTGTTGCATCAGACTCTCTTTGCATTACCCTGTCAAGAAACCAGTCTGGGCGGCTTCCGGTGCCATCTATTCGAATTCTGATCTTCTTCAAAGGAGCGATGTCATCTATCTCCAAGGTAAATGTGTCTTCTTGCCCTctttcaaacctgaatgaaccAATATATATGGATTAAGCTGCATTTAAAGACATGACTGTGCTAATTAAATAGTTTAACCTTTCTGAAGATACATTTAATTGCATTTTAACTTTCATGCCTTTGTAGCTGTACACAGCAGCTGGTTAGATTATCTTAGGTTAAACGGCATAAACAGTGAAACAGCCTGTCCAATTTTGTCCATAGGCAACAGCACAGATTAACATAAAACACTGTGTTTATTCAGAAACATGTGGTGCTTATGGCATTTATATGGCAGACTCTTTGTTATTACGATCTTAGTGCCAATAAAGGAAATCACTGCTTTGATCCAAAATACCACACAATAAGTGACATTTCTTTATAATTAGGTCACATTAATGAGATGCAACACATATATTATTGAACTTTAAAGGTGCTGATGagctcattttgtttgtttaaactcAGGCATCCCACATTTCCAGTATTTGCACTGAAAGTATCAACTGTTTCTTTACTGATAAGTAATCACTGTGAACTGACCTATCCTCATTTTTGGGCAGAAGCATTTCCTCTGTGCTCCCATTGGCTCCGAACACGGTCAGGAAAATGTTGGTATCAGTTCCTGCATACTGAATGTCACCTGTGGCAACCGTGACTGAATAAACAACctaaaaaaatacagtacacagagaTACAGATACAGTTTTTATGTAACACATTAACTGAATGTTTTCCAACACTTCATATTTTAGGTGCGGTGACTCACTTTGCGGATAATGTTGATCGTGCTGGAGTCCAGCACATTGAACAGTCTGGCAGTCAGACcatctcccctgtctttagcCAGCCAGCACTTACATGGAAAGATGTACTTGATACCTTTGGTTGGCACGGCAACCGACAGCTCATCCACCAACCAGCAGCTCTCTGGTGTGACACCATTATGGCCAAGCTGAGAGGGAAGAGAAGGGAGAGGAGATGGAGAGGGAATTTGTATATCACTTGATTTTTGTTTGATCTAGGCACATCTAGAATTAATTATTGCTGAGCTAGAAtggttttattaaaattttaataGCAGTGCATCTGAAGAGACAGCAGAGAGGAGACAGTTTCACAGATTTAGCTACAGAAAGAGTCCCAGATTCTCACTTCCACCCTCTTGATCTCTCCCACGTCAGTTCCATAGCACACAAAGTGCTCCATGGAGCCAGCTGTGAAGGATTTCTTTCCCTCTGGCAGGTCCAGCCACAGCCGGTCTGTCTCGACGTCATTGGGACCAATGATGATGACATAAACCCTCGCTGTGGTGCTGGCATCTTGTTCGATCGCCGTGGACAGGGTGAAGTGATAAGGGATGACTGGGTGAGAGAGAAAAACTGCTTTGAgatttttttccacatataaAATTCAGTCTGATGTCTCAGCCACTTCAGAGACCATTCCTACTTCTTTAATATTAGTACTATCATCTAGCTCCAGGCTGAGTGTGACCTTTTGATCTTTTTCAAATATGGATGGAGACAATATTAAAGTTTATCTTAAAGGagtagtttgacattttgggaaaGGTGTATTCTTACAGAAAGTCAGATTAAGGTGGAAGATTGTTAGCACTCTTTTAAAACTGTAGCCAGCAGCCATTTACCTTAGCATAGCACGAAGACTTATAGTCAGGAAATAATCCTTCATCACTATACACTGTAAAAGCATACAGCTGTTCTTCTTAGACGAAACATGTTGTGTTAATTAAtgagcctttaaggtgtttgtagatgcttttcttttattaaggCTACATCAGTGTTATTCTAGTGCTTTAGCACACACATACTATCATGTGCAGccaaagaaagagagcagaggGATGCTTGTTTTGTGTCTTGTATCatacagaagaacagaaacagcaacgtTTCAGATCAGAGATTTATTTTGCCTGAGGTAGAGCAGTTCcactactaatcagaaggtcagtTGTTcaatccctcctcctccttcattcTGCACGttgaagtgtccttgggcaagatactgacccTCAAATCCGCCTCCCCGTGCATCCTTCAAAaagtgtgttcgtgtgtgtgtttgaaagtcCTTAGAGGCAGAAAATATAgctcaaatgtgtgtgtgaatgtgggttgTAATAATCaattgctttgagtgctcacttagactagaaaagcactacataAGTACCAGTTCATTTAGCATCCCTGGTAGAGAGGTACAAAGAGGATTATAGAAGATGAGGTTACAAAAGGTGTCTGAGCCAAGctatcttttttgtctttttttctcattttttgaaGCAATTGTAGGTCTGCGTACTACAATTTTGTGGATGTCTCTGCTTTCCTTTCCACACTAAAAAAAGTCAGAACTGCATTGGCAGGACTTCCAGAAGTCTCAGTTTTAGGAGTGCTGTGGTGAGTGAGTTCAGGCACAAGGCGTAACTTTGGTAAgttaaacactttaaaatgaaagccACCAAGCACAAATTTCTTTAATGTTGGTTAATTTGGTGTAAATATTAGGGTGAACTATGACCTGATTGATATTACCTATATTTATCAAATTTCTATAAGTTTGCATTGATTCTTCCTGTTGATATTGTGGTTATTTATCATGTtgaatttcagtattttttcctGATATTTGTGTCCACTTCCAGAAACGTCATTTCACAAAGAGACACAATGAATAGACCTTACTTGGACCCTCTTCAACCACTActgcctttttcttctttttcttcttgttggcATTCTTGTCCAGTCCCAGTTTGGCCTGAGCAATCATTTTGGAATATGGATCAGAGCTTCTTTCACCCTCATACCCCTGAAACAGggacaaaataaacacagctATCAATTTTCTTTTCTGGAATAACTCTGACatacaaagaagaaaataataaaacactgtCTTTAAACACAACCTTGACGTAGAAGGTCCTGTCTATTCGTTTGTCCTCTTTCTTCGTTGATAGCCAGCGCTCACACAGGAACATGTATACCTCTTCTGTTTCCACATCCAGCACCTCCACCTGGTCCAGGTACCAATCAGCCCCAATCATAGAGTTGTTATGACGAACACGAATCTTAAACACCTGCCCCAAATCCACGGCCTCAATATTGAACTTATCCACCTAAAAGGCAAAAGGAATTGAACagatttagatttatttttgtgcaaCATCACATAACGATTCGCACTTCTCCTCTAATACCTCTCCTCTCTCAAACTTGTTCTTGTTATTCTCAGATTTGGCGAGTTTCCGCTCTCCTGTGTCTCCCAAATCTCCATAAATGGTGAGGAAAACGTTGGCATCGGTCCCTGCTCCGTACATATCGCCTGTCCGCACAGACACCGTGTATGTGTGAGCTGTGAGGGAGGAAAAATTTTGAAGTCGGTAAATGCAGACCTTGTTTgctaatagatttttttttccaactgtgTTGTTTCCAGTCTCACAGCGTGTCTATTTATACAGCAAAATGTCTCAAAAAATTTGTAcaacatgcagagggttggtgtgacagaagaggatgctttGGATAGTGCGAGATCGGCTGTGGTAACCCCTaaagagagcagctgaaagaagaagaatgtcTCAAAATTGGACTTTAAACCGTTCTCCCCACTAACCCTTTCAAAACTGAGTTCAGCTTTGAAAAAGTGCATGCTAGAAGAGCATATTAGGATGCTGAAAAGCAAAATCTACCAAGGCTTATATTGCTCCATGCTAGTTCAACATCTTCACCATGCAACAGCTGAAATACAAATAAGCACCTCTAATGTTTCCTTAGACAGAGCACTTGAAAGCAAGTGTAGTTACATTCCACCGGTGACATAACTTTCAACCTACTTTCCAAAGCATCTTCCACCTCAGTTTCAGTCGTTTTCAGTGTCCCATCCCTGAGGAGTTTCTGTGTGATGATGTCTGAAGGGACAAGCTCCCTCACCGTCTCACCATCATCTTCAGACTTAGCTAGCCAGCGCTCGCAAGGGAATATAGTCGTCTCAGAACCCTgccattaaacacacacaactctTCAGTCTGGCACCAGCTATGTTTCTCTAGCTGAGACTCAATGAACTGTGTGAGCCAGAAGatgttaaattattaatttgTTAATAATTTAATGAGGCCACAGACAAGAAATCTCTTAACGATGCACTTACAGTGCATTGCCTAAAGTATTCACTCATCTGCGTTCAAAggcatatgaacttgagtgacatcccattcttaatccatagggttGAACATGATGTTGCAGCTATAAtagcttcaactcttctgggaaggctttccacaaggtttaagAGTGTTTTTATGAGAATATTTGACTACTCTTCCAGAAGAGCGTTTGTGATGTTGGATGAGAAGGGTGCTGTCAGGACTCTGTACAGGACAATCAAATTCTTTCACACCAGACTCGCTCATCCATGTTTTTATGAACCTTATGTGCCTCGGTATGTGCTCTGTGATTTTATGTGACCTACCACTTTGTGGCTGAGCTGCTGTCATTCCTCAATCGCTtccacttaataataataataacagtaaaagtTTAATGTGGAATCCTTAGTAGTACTTGACTTCACAGAGCTCCTGAGAGCAACCCATTgtgtcacaaatgtttgtagaagcagtgtgcatgcctaggtgcttgattttatacacacacctgtggccatggaagtAACTGGAACACCTTAGCCATGATTTGGATGAGTGAGTGAATAGTTTTGGCAATATAATGCCGCTATTATGGTGTCATCTCATGTGGCTTTTGCTTACCTTTCCTTTCCTGAGCTGTCGCCTGATCTCCACTCTGTCAAGATGCCATCCAGGATTGGTGCCGCTGTTGTCATGTCCTATCCTGATTTTCTCTATAACATCACCAATGTCCTCCAGCTGTTTAAAGACAACTTATCATTCGCAAACCGGCCGCCACTTTTTGAAAAGCTCTATCAGTGAGTAGCCACACATTACACTTACCTCCACAATAAACATGTCTTCAGCTCCCCTCTCAAAGCACAAGCGTCGCTCTCTCTTGTTGACACACAGGTGCTTCTGCTGAGTGCACACCCCCTTATGGCCATACAAGACTATAAACACGTCAGCATCTGTTCCCGCTCCAAATACATCGGTGGTGTATATCTTTATCTCATAAGGCACaactgaaaaaaatggaaaagctTTTTTGTTGACAGGTAAGGTGGAAGAACCCTTTTTGAGCCGTACACACACTGGTCCCATCATCGTTTACACTTCGGTTTATCAGGTGTCAGGTACAGCTGACCACTTGTGTTCAGatttcctttccttctttttaaccAAGAgtcagcaaagaaaacaactattttaagacttgtaaaacacaaaagctgcatgaaaaagagaaaacaaggtgTTACAATCTTGTTGTGGATGTATTAGAcgcactacaaaaaaatgtcagtgcGTCAAAGACTGAAACTGCTTTGGCGGTTTCACCATTTATTGATGAGCAAACACTATCATGGTTAACTCATATTGATGACGTAGGAGTGGGTATATTTCAACTTAATATTCAAAAGCTTGCGTTTTGAATTTCAGAGGCCACAATTAAACGTGTATAATAGTCTTTGTTTCTATCCCACCTTGATTACTTGTCTGTTATTTGGTTTTAGTGCTTCAGAAGTAAGACCCTTGCTCAAAACAGAGTTACCCCTTTTGCTCTTCACTGAAGGACAGTGTGGGTGGGAAACATGCCAGGCTGTCATGGATGAAGGTGGAGGACAGGCTGGCATATAATCTAGTCTTTTATATaagaaacatttgcattttaggAAAGGCTATATTAGTATTCACAGCTAACGTTTACAGTTATGACACCAGACGTGCTTTTATGCCTTACAGAAAACATATCAGACTAAACTATCTAACTGTAATAACTGTCCATCATTCTTACTACAAGCATTGATAAGCAATTAAAAGCAAGAAGTTTAGGAAGAAAGTCGTGTAGTATATGTGGTTATTTATCTGTGGAGAGGGATCACAGTTGTGCTAGCTGATAGCATAACTGCTggcttaaaatgtgtttattgtcactgatgacatttttctgttttagtgTTAACTTGTTGTTGAAACTCAAAGGAATCATTTGATCTTTTAATACATTTGCTGTCCTAAATAGTTAACATCTAACTGGTAAGATACTGAATGAAAATACAAAGTAATGTGTAGAAATTATATCTATAGATAATTGCTACTATAATATCCTGAAATTGGTTGAACTTTTAGAGCCTGCTTTATAAAAATGCCCTTATATTGAAGGGCATTAAATTATCGTCATTGATTAAATAATAACAGTCTTTGAGCCCGCTTTATAAACtgcaatattatttatttactttcttgTTGTTTGTATAAACTAACTGACATGAATGGATCATAATGCATAAGTTGAGTTTGCATACATattgataaaaaacaaactatacTCTATAAGTCAATATTTCGGGCTGTTGTCTCAAACTTTATCTCAAAATTTGGATTTATTAACTCAAACTAATGAGAAAATAACTTTATCAAGgggaggctggagcctatcccagctgtcatagggcgagaggcagggtacaccctgaacaggtcgccagtctaacacacagacacagacaaccatttgcactcaaaTAACTTAAATTCTGAGTAATTTTGTCTAAAGTTTGAGTGAGTAAGTCATAatctttttttggaaaataacctgaaatttcgacttagctctgccaatcgaaaatgtttttttcaaggGCAGAAACAAGCCTTCATTGGAGGAATGATAATAAAAAGACAGGACACCACTGCAGCTTTATAACATTCATTACAGGTTGGAGTTAAGCACCATTCTTCAGGCAGACtgctttaaaa
This genomic stretch from Astatotilapia calliptera chromosome 12, fAstCal1.2, whole genome shotgun sequence harbors:
- the loxhd1b gene encoding lipoxygenase homology domain-containing protein 1, whose translation is MSELFQKRKLIAVFILSLFQGYEGERSSDPYSKMIAQAKLGLDKNANKKKKKKKAVVVEEGPIIPYHFTLSTAIEQDASTTARVYVIIIGPNDVETDRLWLDLPEGKKSFTAGSMEHFVCYGTDVGEIKRVELGHNGVTPESCWLVDELSVAVPTKGIKYIFPCKCWLAKDRGDGLTARLFNVLDSSTINIIRKVVYSVTVATGDIQYAGTDTNIFLTVFGANGSTEEMLLPKNEDRFERGQEDTFTLEIDDIAPLKKIRIRIDGTGSRPDWFLDRILMRNLTTEEEYLFTYENWLSKTKGPKRTKVCELAAMVDDEEMVEKTTYIIQVQTSDVAGAGTDANVFLIVFGEYGDTGTLPLKESTNRNKFERKMKDVFRFPDMLSLGELSKVRVWHDNKGPAPGWHLEYLDVKDEALDNTFRFPCDRWLAKNEDDGQIMRELACANNDFVDLSDKTKYEIATTTANADDASTTENVWILLEGRKARSKEFVLENKKKKFLSGATDTFEFSSKHVGEIASICVGHITKDGKKVKNEAFWHVMEVVVTEKELGNKYFFHCDAQIPLAAKKDQFQTFECYKSIESFASKVRNLVPVKYEIIVITGDVKAAGTDANVFITMYGVNGDSGKRHLRQKFRNLFERGRTDRFVLEMLDLGELLRVKVEHDGTSPNSGWYLECIEVTNTANSVTTIFHCGKWLHTAKADGQIQRVLNPRY